AAGGAGGGTCGTTAGTTACTGCTGATATTGCCAATTCGTACAATCGTGATGTGTTTGCGCTACCGGGTAGAGCAACCGATATATATAGCAAAGGTTGTAACAACCTCATTAAAAACAATCAAGCACATTTATTAACCTCTGCTGAAGATATTGTAAAAATGCTTAATTGGGATTTACAGAAAACTGCCATACCTAAGCAAGAAAAGTTATTTGTTGATTTGAATGAAACCGAACAAAAAATACACGATTACTTAGAGCAAAATGGTAAACAATTGTTAGATGTTATTGCGTTAGATTGTAATCTTCCTACTTATCAACTATCCTCTGTTTTGGTTCAAATGGAATTAAAAGGGGTTATAAAACCTTTACCCGGAAAAATGTTTGAAGTTTAGTACCTTTGAAGCATGTCAGAATATAAACTCATATCACAAAAAAAACCAGCTTTTCCTGTTACCAAAAAACTAGGAAACTACTTAAAAAGACATAACAGAACTATAAAAATCCCTATTTTTTATGATGATTTGTTGCGTTTTCAAGGTTCGGTTGCTGTGTATGATAAACACGATAATGATACCTTATGGATACGTGTTTTTTATAATGAGTTTGAGCGGGCTGAAATTGATTTATACCTAAAAAAAGTATATAATATTTTACACTCTAACGGTTCTGATGCCAGTATTAAGCATTTAAATGTTGATGCTATCGATTTTTGTACGTTTGGTAACTCTAAACCTTTTCGTATAAAAATTCGAAATATTTTAAATGATAACTACACCTATTTTTACGTAAAAAAAACCGATGCTTCTCGTATTTACGGACTAGAGTTAGAGGATATTTTATCTCCTTACAACCTAAACTTTTTGGTATATGAAGACACGTTGATAGAAGAGCATATATCAGGAATTCCAGGAGATGTTTTTATCAATGATTATTTAGATGATTGTTTAGACATTGAAAAAGCACAACTGGCTAAAGAGTTTGTTAAATTTAACGAGCGTTGTATGATTCGTTTGTTAGGCGATATGCGTTCGTATAACTACGTAGTAGTGCCCACACACGATTTTGAAAATGTGGTATATAAAATTCGTCCGATAGATTTTGACCAACAATGTTACGAAGGGAAGTTTAAAGTTTATTATCCGCAGTTTTTTAAAGAAAATTTAAAGCTAGTTCAACTAGTTGGAGATAAGCTTACTTCAGAATCAATTGAGCAATATCAAATAGAAGAGCGATCAATTGTTGCTAAAAGAATTTTAGGTTCACGTTCTCGATTGAATCGTTTGCTTTCAGCTATGAAATCAGATAATATTTCTACACCCAAAAATATCGAACAATTAAAATCTGAAATTTTTGAATTTACAGGAGATATTAATTTTAGAGATAGTGATGGTATGGGAGAGGTTTTAGACAGTGCACTAACTTTTGTTCGTAGAAATTACGAAGATGTGAGTATGAAAACCATTATTCAACAACAGCAAAGATTACACTAGCCTTTTCTACTTCGAATACTTTCAATAATCACAGTTGCTAAAATTAAGCTTCCACCAATAAACGTGTTCCACGTAGGAATTTCGTTTAAGAAAATAAACGCTAACAAAATTCCGAAAATAGGTTGAATACTACTAATTATACTTGCGGTTGATGCCGAAAAAAACTGTAGTGAATGTACCATTAAACTATGTCCGATAGCCGTTGTTAACAAAGCCAATAACAGTAAATAGGGGAGCTGCTCTTGAAATCCTGAAACATCCATAAAAAATAAGACAGGGGCTAAGGTTATGGTAATTATTACCACTTGATAAAACATGAGCATTACTCCGTTGTATTGTTGTACGTACTGCTTTAAAATCAAAATTCTGATGGAATAACATAATGCAGAAAGCAAGCCAAACAACACACCTTGCACCTGTGTGTTTTGAATGTCAAAATCAGGAGCTAA
The nucleotide sequence above comes from Tenacibaculum singaporense. Encoded proteins:
- a CDS encoding flagellar basal body-associated FliL family protein — translated: MSEYKLISQKKPAFPVTKKLGNYLKRHNRTIKIPIFYDDLLRFQGSVAVYDKHDNDTLWIRVFYNEFERAEIDLYLKKVYNILHSNGSDASIKHLNVDAIDFCTFGNSKPFRIKIRNILNDNYTYFYVKKTDASRIYGLELEDILSPYNLNFLVYEDTLIEEHISGIPGDVFINDYLDDCLDIEKAQLAKEFVKFNERCMIRLLGDMRSYNYVVVPTHDFENVVYKIRPIDFDQQCYEGKFKVYYPQFFKENLKLVQLVGDKLTSESIEQYQIEERSIVAKRILGSRSRLNRLLSAMKSDNISTPKNIEQLKSEIFEFTGDINFRDSDGMGEVLDSALTFVRRNYEDVSMKTIIQQQQRLH
- a CDS encoding DMT family transporter is translated as MQNNHIQHVSGLLLATLFISTSGVLGKYIAMPSEVIVWFRSAFAMVILYVFCRFKKIDLTIQSRRHLFPFLMGGIFMGAHWITYFYALKLSNVAIGMLSLYTFPVMIAFLEPLFLKIKFNPIHIVLGLIVLLGLYILAPDFDIQNTQVQGVLFGLLSALCYSIRILILKQYVQQYNGVMLMFYQVVIITITLAPVLFFMDVSGFQEQLPYLLLLALLTTAIGHSLMVHSLQFFSASTASIISSIQPIFGILLAFIFLNEIPTWNTFIGGSLILATVIIESIRSRKG